ACGTACAGTCTGATATAATCTTGCACATCAAATCCAGGTGGATTTATCTCCAAGGTTGAAGTATCAAATGCATTTGTTATCTGGACTTGTCCTACAACAAACAAAGTAAATaattgaaataaattaaaatacaaatctaaATATATGCTAATTAATAGTTTAGTAGATATATTACCCTTGTAAACATTGATTTTGGCAAATCTCAGTAAACAGAGGAAATTTTTATTCACTTGACCAACTTtgtatgtatataaaatttgttCAGCATAACGACCCCAAAGACAACATGCTATTTGGTGGTCCCTGataatagaggaaaaaatataaattattaaaaacacgATTTGGGCAcatttaaaatgtatatttgtCTAATGTAATGTTCATAACTTACTCTCTATCAGTCAAAGTAAGTTCCagcttctttgtttctttaccTTGAACTGGCACAACCTGCATATCTCCAATATCTATTGCTTGACCAATAACATCTACAAACATACAAAGAAATTTGGATTATTAATTTAGATAAGCAGAagaatatagatatataagaaattatattatgagTTACCAATTAGAACATTTGAATCAAGACTTCCATTCATGATTTCTGGGAAAGTGGTCAATGACAAAAATTCATCATCATTTTTCAGGGAGGAATTGGTGACATTAGAGTTACTTATGATGGTCAGCTTGTACGCATGACTGGTCGGTCGGTACTTTCCAGCTGCAGGAGTTACGGACACATTCTCAATGAACCTCCATTGTCCCACCTGAAGTTTCTTAACACGAGCCAAGAAGAGTCTCTTGCAGGTACAATGAATCTTAACACCCTACAATAACATTTGATATAATATAGTTTAGCATACTGCAATACAACCTTTGAGAAACATAAAAGTTATGTCATGGAAACACTTACTGTCTTATCTGCGAGTATGAACTGCAAAGAGTCTCCACCGGGGTAGTTAGAACGCTGTGTCCATGAATGTAGAACCTTTACTTCAACCTTCCAAGTTGATTTAAATGGTTTGACATCGTTCAACAAAGTTATTCGGTCTGATGTAACCATTGCCATTAGCTTCTCTGTCTTTTTAATAGTGAGTTATAGAAAGTGTTAGGCAATGGGAAGATGTTTTATAGTGATATGTTTCTAAAGATTGGATTGAAGGAGTATCGTTAGGATATtttgatttgcatattttatgaAATCGAAAACAAATTCTGGTTACTCTATTTTGTAGGAGTTGTTATATTCGGTTAAGATATGGAACACATAAGAATGTAATTGTTAAGCTGATAAATATGGCGTTCGAAATATATGGACGAATATCTTGGGAAAAGAATATCCAATCTTTAGAGGATAGATTTGAGTACATTTATTCTTTTGTACTTGATTTtgataatcaaatatatttaacgATGGGAGACagatacaaaatttaaatgaacGTAAGTCCTGAATCACATAGTTGGCTtcaatagataaaaaaattcatatgtaATGTAATTAGATAACAATGATGAAATTTTACAATTTCTATGATGTAAACTTATATTCATATAATATTATGTTCATAATAGAATTCTGTATAACTGGGAATGTTTGATATGGTGAATAATGATCAAAGTATGTATTACAATTTGTTGGTATAAAAACTGGAATGGTATGTATTACGATTTGGGTAcatttaaaatgtatatttgtCTAATGTAATTATTAAAACTGGAATGGTAGGTATTGCAGGTGCAGAGTGTGataaccaaatttaaataaatttttaatgttggTTTTGTCTAAGTTGGGTATGAAGGATAACCGATTAGACGTGTATTTCTATGTTGGTTTAAATTAAGTTGTAAGTTAAACTGATATATTCAAGGAACCAAACACATTTACATATCCAAACACTTGCTATTCTAAAGGTAGTCCAAATTTAAATGACAACTTGTAAATGGTAGATATTAAATATgactctgttttaatagattagattcaTATAATATTATGTTCATAATAGAATTCTGTATAACTGGGAATGTTTGATATGGTGAATAATGATCAAAGTATGTATTACAATTTGTTGGTATAAAAACTGGAATGGTATGTATTACGATTTGGGTAcatttaaaatgtatatttgtCTAATGTAATTATTAAAACTGGAATGGTAGGTATTGCAGGTGCAGAGTGTGataaccaaatttaaataaatttttaatgttggTTTTGTCTAAGTTGGGTATGAAGGATAACCGATTAGACGTGTATTTCTATGTTGGTTTAAATTAAGTTGTAAGTTAAACTGATATATTCAAGGAACCAAACACATTTACATATCCAAACACTTGCTATTCTAAAGGTAGTCCAAATTTAAATGACAACTTGTAAATGGTAGATATTAAATATgactctgttttaatagattagatttcaCAAGACCCGAAGCTTTAAAGTTATTCTGTATCAATTTCGTCTTCCTCCTTCTAGGGTTTCTACATCTTCTCGTTTTTTCCATTTCTGGAAACCGTTAAAGGCGTCTTCTTGTTCCTGGGGGGTGAAATGGAGGAAACAGAAGAAGCGTACCAGAAGAAAGAGCGAGCTTCACTTGTAGCCATTGTCGTTCTTGCTTGCCTTGCTCTGTCATCTTTGTTCGTCGCCTTTAGCTACTACTGCTATATCCGTAACAAAGTTTCCAAGCGTCACAGAATCAACAAGAGTAAGCACAACAATTTAGACAACAGTTTCTCTGTTTCGTTTCATGTCCTTGTGTAAACAGAACGAGTCTGGTCTTATCTTTAACCTGCAATTTCTTGTCTTTTCGCTCTCTGGTTTTACCTGTGTATATAGAGTTTGACTGCGAGGAGAAAGGTGATTGTCAAGAACAACAAGAAGTTACTGACAAGGGGATACAGGTTTTCACTTTCAAGCAACTACATTCAGCAACTGGTGGGTTTAGTAAGTCGAATGTGGTTGGTCATGGTGGGTTTGGATTGGTTTACCGTGGTGTGCTTAACAACGGGAGAAAAGTTGCTATCAAGTTTATGGATAATGCAGGAAAGCAAGGCGAAGAAGAGTTCAAGATGGAGGTTTGCTGTTGTTTATTTGTGCTATAAGTCTTTGTTTAGCTCACTAATTTCTTCAACGGTTGATTAATTTTGTATCTGATGACAGGTTGAGTTACTGAGCCGTCTGCGTTCACCCTACTTGTTGGCACTTCTTGGTTATTGCTCAGACAATAGTCATAAACTGCTTGTGTACGAGTTCATGGCCAATGGCGGTCTGCAGGAACACCTCTATCCTAATAACAGTTAAGTTTCTTCTTCAAGTTATGTTACAAACTTCCGGCGTGTTTAATAGATATGACTGATATAGAGATGTCTGTTGTTTTTGCATATAGGGTCTGGTTCTGTCCCATTGAGATTAGACTGGGAAACTCGGATGAGAATAGCTCTGGGAGCTGCAAAAGGCTTGGAGTATCTCCATGAACAAGTATCACCTCCAGTGATTCACCGAGACTTCAAGAGCAGCAATGTTCTGCTTGACAGAAACCTCCACACCAAGGTTTCAGACTTCGGATTGGCTAAAGTAGGATCAGATAAAGCTGGTGGGCATGTCTCTACACGTGTACTAGGCACACAAGGATACGTTGCTCCTGAGTATGCTCTAACTGGCCACTTGACTACAAAATCAGATGTCTATAGCTACGGCATTGTCTTGTTAGAGTTACTAACCGGGAGGGTTCCGGTAGATATGAAGAGAGCTACTGGAGAAGGAGTTCTTGTATCTTGGGCTTTGCCTCAACTGGCTGAGAGAGACAAAGTGGTGGACGTAATGGATCCAGCACTTGAAGGGCAGTACTCGACCAAAGAGGTTGTTCAGGTTGCAGCAATAGCAGCAATGTGTGTTCAAGAAGAAACTGATTACAGACCGTTGATGGCAGATGTGGTGAAGTCATTGGTTCCTTTAGTGAGAAGCCGTGGGTCAGGCTCAAAGGTTAGTGGATGCTCTAGTAGCTTTAGCTTGGCTCGCTCTCCTAACTTACCCGATAAAGCAAGCGTCGGTTCTCAAtaaaatcaaagaaaccaaggtttttttaagttttttatgtACTAAGGGAGTTTGTTAAGGCAGTGTATAATGTAACAGTGGatgtttttactaaaatataaactttCAAAACTCTGTGTATAAATTTTAATCAAGGTACTGAATGTTATGTAACACTCAACCTTTTGAGTGATGATCAAATAATGAACTTATCAGGGCTGTTTATTTGGCAGAAGCAACTTCCTGCCGTCAGGGACCGGCCCATCGTTACTAAAGATaaacaaaagttaaataatacATAAGTGGtcattaactaaaatatttaatacagtAAAAAACATCTACCATATTCATTTGTGATGTTCTTACGCAAAAATTCCATCGATCTATCACCAGTCGATTCATATACAATATGTCTACCACCACTATCATCATtatcaccttcttcttcttcatcaccatcacaatcagcttcttctccttctccttctccttctccttctccatcatcatcattttgcCATTGTACAAAATCATAATCTTCCCAATGTGAATCACTTATTAAGTTGTGTAGCGTCATCGTCGTTGTCACCAGCTTAATCCACTAGATCATGCCATACTTTGGATGCTTATAATCCAAAATCCTCCATTTTGCTTTCCATACTCCAAATATCATCTCAATCACTGATCGCAACTTGGAGGGCGAACCGACACATGAGTTCCATCAAGTGCTCCAATACAATTTTTGAAATAAGGCCAATATCGATTATCATTCCTCAAAACAAGATTTACTCTTGCAAACTCGCCTTCTTGTGGTTTTAGTGTATCCTCTGCAAACTTGAGAAGAGCACTCAAGACATCATGAAGCTTCATTTTTACCGTATCCAATGACCGCTAATACCTTTCACCTATATCCCTCATAGTCTTATCCTGACCAACCACCTCAAGAAACATCGCAACAGATTCCTCAATGTAGACATTGTGAGACTATTATAATCCATATCACTCAGTTAGCATCTTGCACAAAGCTTCAAAAATTCT
This Brassica napus cultivar Da-Ae chromosome C6, Da-Ae, whole genome shotgun sequence DNA region includes the following protein-coding sequences:
- the LOC106428199 gene encoding probable serine/threonine-protein kinase PBL7 — encoded protein: MEETEEAYQKKERASLVAIVVLACLALSSLFVAFSYYCYIRNKVSKRHRINKKFDCEEKGDCQEQQEVTDKGIQVFTFKQLHSATGGFSKSNVVGHGGFGLVYRGVLNNGRKVAIKFMDNAGKQGEEEFKMEVELLSRLRSPYLLALLGYCSDNSHKLLVYEFMANGGLQEHLYPNNRSGSVPLRLDWETRMRIALGAAKGLEYLHEQVSPPVIHRDFKSSNVLLDRNLHTKVSDFGLAKVGSDKAGGHVSTRVLGTQGYVAPEYALTGHLTTKSDVYSYGIVLLELLTGRVPVDMKRATGEGVLVSWALPQLAERDKVVDVMDPALEGQYSTKEVVQVAAIAAMCVQEETDYRPLMADVVKSLVPLVRSRGSGSKVSGCSSSFSLARSPNLPDKASVGSQ